The genomic DNA TGGAATGGAATACAAACATCCCTTGAGAAAAAGTGATGCAGTTATGTTCATTTGGTagtgtttcaaaatgttttgtctacCCCCAAACCCACAGATGCTTACAGGATGTATTAATGCAATACATACATGCTTCATCACTGCTACCCTGTTGTTCCACTGGGGTGCTGGCTCGAACAGGTGATAAAATAATAGTTGATCCACTGGAATCTCCATCGTAGTCAGTTGTTGCAGCATCTGCATCCCCATCCTGTCGTGGCTTCTTGGAAGGAGGGCCCCTTAGCCTTTCTTGGACTTTTGACATTTGAGAGTCTCTTCATGAGCTTTTTAGCAACGTGCTCCTGTCAGGTACAGATAATGAAAAattgatgatgatttttatcatcttaaaaatatgataaaacacCCAAGCTAACACCATGAACATAAACCAAAGTATTAGTGTGCCAATGACTACTTACCCATTCACCACACCTTCCTGTTATCATCGGGTAGTACTCCACCAATCGCTTCGCCATAGCATTCACCTCATGTTTGCTGGGGTATCTGAAGTCCTCAGTGGCTCTTGCTATTGAAATCATGTTAGTCATTGTGTTTCTGATGAGTCGGCAGAAGAGGTCCTTTGATAAAGGCTCAACGTGGTCTGTCCCCAGTCGTTTCTGCTCAAAGTAGTAGCGCCGTGCTTGTTCAAGCTCACTGTCTGTGAAGACTATATATTCTGGGTTGGATATCGTCACAAACTTCGAAGTGTTGGGCTCCTCTTGGGAGAGGTCACTGGCTCTAGTGGTTGATGGTGGTACTTTCTCAGCATGAGTCTCTTcctaaaatacatttacattacaCGAACAACTTTAAAGAATTTGAAGAAAACTGCATAAACCAGGAGAGAGTATGGTCCTGTGCAGTGCcaggaaaaatgttaaataagtacAAATGCTGTACATTTAATACATTATTTGTTTCAAGCCAAAGCACAAGAAGATCACATTCACTCCTCTTAGGCATCTgctgaaatttatttattttgttgaaataattacaaattaattacttttaattgtaataatgaaatgttttgtcataCTGCAATAGACAAGGAACCGACCTCTTGTTTATTTACCACAAGCCATAGAGCCCGACGCCTGAGGAAATTTTGAGGACCAGGAAACAGATCTTTGATGTCATCTCTGGAGAGTGAAGGCAGTATGTCTTCTCCAATATTTGCATCTGCAACATAGAAGTTCCAAATTATCACTAGATTAATTCAGCCAAATGTAAATAACAGGTGAGGATCTATTTTAGACTGATTTCTACATTGTGACACTTTCTGTACAACTAGCATAGAGTTCTGATATTTCACTGATTACATGCATAAATGTTGCACTCTTAAAACAGGGGAGATAGTAACTGGAGAAGATGGATGAAATGCACACGCAGCTTCATCTTCACTCCTCTATAATGGGTGTAAAACATCtcttatctgtttgttttctgaaacaGAGAGCTTACCTCTGACTATACTGTGCAGTCTAAACAGAGAAGAGATGTACGTTGGAATAAAACCCCAAAGTGAGAATTAAAAATAActtcagaaaaggaaaataattcaaattctTACTTTGAAAAACTCCATGTACTTCAAAACAATAATTCACATAATGTACCCCACACATTATTGTACATCACATGATGAAAAATAGCTTTTAGGTTCTTTACAGAAACTAGTTTTAACCAGTGCTTTTTAAATGGTCTCATTTACTCACTTAAATGCAacttaaaacaatgaaaacaatgacaGTAGATGGAGTTAGCTTACACGGTGACCAAGCTAGACTAATATGTTTTACTCCACACTACTCCACGTTAATCATGAACTCTATGTAAAAAAGATTCACTAAAAGTGTTTTAAAGATGAAACAAAGACGGTTACAATCCTGTAACcgtcccccacctcccctcccccCAACTATGGGCGGGCGGACCGAGCGGCACATGAAGGCCAATGCCATGTCTACCAAACAACTTCTATGCATTACAACGCCTCTTTTTACATCATGAAAAATAgctaaaagcagtaaaaataaatgatagaaCAACACCCTGcaacaaaatacaatataaGTATCGAAAGTCACTATATTCGACAATCGCCCCCCAACCTGCCAAGTTGGTTTAGCTACATACAAGATAGCAGAATGTAAAGACATAACGACTTACCTTTAAGTGTGGCGGTTGTAATTTCATCCAGCTGTATCCATAGCTTGACTTCACTTGAATCCACAAACTGGAACTCACCAAACAatcctgaaaacagcagcagtttgcgTTGCTTGCCCATATGCATATTCCACTCGGCGCTCTTCTCGTTTTTTTCGGTAACGGTCTTCTCCTCCGGGGCGCGCAGTACATATGGACTATACCATCTTCTCCCAGAAAGGCGGGTGGGGGGGGGATGTCATCAGCCGAAAAAAATACTTTGCATTTCCCCAAGTAAATTTTAATGAGTAAGGACTGTTTAAATAGATTACAGTCAATATTTTATCTACGTACACATGTCATGTAGGGTAATGATTATTTATCGCAGGCACACAATTATGATAAGAAGCCCGTCTTACCCCCTAATGGACTAAACCATATAATCTTGGGTTCACGGGAAAAAACGCGGTTCATCATGGGACAAAAAGCCGGGCAGCTTAGTTCAGACAAGGGTACAGAAAATGATTTGGCGCTGtgttatttgctttgtttttgtgggtCTAACCCTCAAATCTTTACTGAGTCATATTAATTCTGCACATAGCCGTAGTCCAGATTTTCGTGTCATTTGCGGGATTGATGGTTGTGTCAAAGAGTATCGAGTTTACAACTCTCTTTGGTATCACATTCGAAGAAGCCACTCTGAACACCTTGACaatggaagcagcagcagatcacGGAGCGGGAGGACACTGACATCAAAACGGTAAGGCTGTTactgttactattattattttattcatctgtcaaatattcttaaaacatgtggaaaaatataaaatatgtatgtgAATATTACAATACTACATATGATAATATCTAAAAAACAGAGTAAATCATTTATTGCTTATTCATCCTAGCCTTGAATTGTTAGATACTTTTTCGGATTTAGTAGCAGACTAGCATGTGTCTGTATGGGATTGGATAGTAAGACAACAAATCACAAACAGCTAAGGAGGACTTTTAGCTCACGTTAGTTTAGAAATCATACGTTCAACCCCAACCAGCAGTAAAACTGTGACTTCAGTTTACATTTACTATAATTTATTTTCCCCCATGTCACACACATATTTCCTGTGAACAAAAGCCGTGCGAGCAGCTGTTTGTCCttctaaaaatacaatatagaGCGTCCAGTTCGTTCATTTCCGTTCTGATGGCGGCTGCCATATTTGTTTACAAAGATGCTTCAGTGGTGCTGCCCTGTCAATCACCACATAAAGCCCGCCTCATTTCAAATAAACGACTGTCATTTGCTACTgggcaaatacacaaaactcaggaaaaaaaaacaggatcacttaaaagattgttttttaactgtttcaCTCAAAATCAAATCTGACAAATGTATTTCACAATAATTAAATATCTAAATGTTGTAGACATGACTTGACTGtctattacaaaaacacataatattTATTTCTTACTTGAATCTTTACAAATCCTGTCcaaaaatatttgaatgttAGGTTAAAGTGATGGAATTTTGCAAATGTGGATCTTACAGGGTAAATGAACTGAAACCTGataatattgacattttttccttgaaaaatgaaaatacgcAAAATACTTTAcagttaattttctttttctcatctaATCAATTATTCAATTCATCCTAATTGCAGTTCTACAAGAAGGGAGCCCCCATCAGTGGCAGACAGAAACACCAGCAACATTTGGACATGCAGGCCTGCTGATTCAGTGGTGGAAAACAGACACCAACTAACAGAGTGTACAACATTGGAGAACAGAGGCCAACCAATGACGGATGCAGCGGTGGACAACAGAGTACAGTCAGTGGAAGATGCAACGATGGAGGATAACAGAGTGCAACCCTATCCGGAATGTGACGATCCTGAACATTTTGGAACTTTTGATAGTAATGTGTCATTGTACTCCGGTTTCGACAATGGTCTCCATACATCTCCAAAGCACCCTGCACTGTCCCAGACCAATGACGATATTCTGAACATCCCGGCGGCTTGTCCAAGTGAGCTTGCAGATGGCTACCCATCTGGCCAACCTAAGGCAAGTCTACTGATAGTTTTCTTCAATGCACAATAACATGCAATTAAGTAAGTACATACCTATATTTATTTCCCCCTTTTTCCCTGAAGGATGTCCAATGCTGCAATGTTCTGACAAGACAAGCTACTGCTATTGTGCTGACTGCCAGAGAAAAACACCATCTTTCACAGGTTTGTCTTCatgcaaaattattattattattattattattattattattattgttattattatttttattaaatttttttcaacaaatggTGATAGTTATGTTTTTAATCCAAATATAGAAACATATAGGTGACAATAGTTACTTCTGTTGCATACCATGCATTGCATGCATGTGctttcagttttactgtctgCTTGTGTAACTTATTCTCTTTGTCCCAGCCTGCATGGACATAAAGGCCACATGTAGCCCTCCtatctcgtttttttttttttttttttttttttttaactacacaTACCCTCtgtatttgctttctttttctgttacaCCACTGATATATATATCAGagatataatattttaatgggtattttcttttcttgctcaACACAATCTAGATAcacattttataatatttatttccCCATCATTCAGATTATAAGTTGAGGTTACCTGGTTGTTTATCATAGAGTTACTCATACTATCATTAATCCTTATAAAATGGGGTACCTAGTCTATTGGGGGGCAcactacaaaatatttttttatcgTCAAATACTGTGAtctaatttattgtcatttctggtttgtttttcagagtGGTGTAAATGATGTCTTAGTGGCAATGCAGCAGTACCAAGCTCTCTTGGTGAAAAATCTGAGAAGTCAGCTGCAAACAGTCTTCCAGCAACATCAAGGAAGTGGACTTGAAAAGGAAGCTATGGAAGTATTTGACCAGATCGAGGACCCATTTGCCTCTGTTTCAACAACGTACAGGCAGGATAGTGTGATTAAGGAGAATTTCAATTTTGTTGAGTCACAGGAGATTTCTGTTGGGTATAAAGCTTGCATGgtgaaaaaagggagaaaaagacaCCTTGCTACAGTgcccaaatgttttcattatatACCCCTTATCAGAAGTTTGGAACAGTTACTATCCCATCCAAAGGTTTTGGCAATGATAGATGAGCCACAGAAATACAGTGGTGCGTATTTGTATGACATCAGTGATGGCGATCTCATGAAGTcacattctttattttctgttcgaCCTTCTGCTTTACAGATAATCCTTTACTCTGATGAAATTGAAATTTGCAATCCACTTGGGTCTCATGCCTCCAAAAATAAGTtgctaatgttttattatacTTTGGGGAATATTAATCCTAAATATCGATCAAAACTAGCTGCCATTCGCCTACTTGCCATTGCCAAAAAGAGTGAGCTCTCTGAATGTGGTGTAGATGGAATCTTGGGAAGGTTGCATGAGGATTTAGTAATGCTATATGATGGAGTTACAATTCAAACAGGGAATGGTGAACGTGAAATATTTGGAGCATTGGTTTCAATATGTGGTGACACTTTGGCTCAGCATGAGGTTTGTGGATTTAAAGAGGGTGTTGGTTTTGCTTATAGTAAATGCCGGCAGTGTGAATGTTCATTTGAGGACATGCAAATCCATTTCGATGAGGATAACTTTGAGGGAAGGACAATAGAGAGACATGTCCGGCAGTGTAGCAACATTGAGAAGGCCAGCACAGAATATCTCAGAAACAGCTTAAAAACAACATATGGTATCAATAGAAGAAGCAAGCTGGTAGATTTCCCAGCCTTTAACTTGATCCAGCAAACACCCCAAGACATGATGCATATCATTCTTGAAGGGATTGCCCCattagaaataaaatgtgtgatgAAACAGTTAATTCTTTTGGGACAACTAGACTTGGGATGTCTTCAATACTGCATTAACTGGGTTTTCCCTCTCTCCACTTGATATTAGAGAATAAACCAAGCCCTATCGCTTTACAGCACATTGGCCTCCAGTGATAATAAGTTGAAGCAGTCCTCAGGGCAAATGATTGTACTCCTAAAGATACTGCCATTTCTGATTAATACAGTCAAAGATACTGAATACTATGCAGTTATTGTTGAACTCATAGAGATTGTTCAAATATTGTATTGCTCCTATTATTGGTctacagacagttaaacaaGTTGAAAATACTTATTGAACAGCACTTAAAACATGTGAagaacatttttccacataACACAATCACACTCCAAAACAACATTATTTGATTCATGCTCCATCACAAATTAAACTGCTGGGACCAATGGTTCGTCACATGTGCATGAGATTTGAATCAAAACACTGCTTTTTTCAAACAATGGGCTTcaaaaagtcaattttaaaaatgtctgtaagTACATTAATAAGGCATAATCAAATGTTATGATGTTGTCAGAATGTAAGTAGTTTTGACCAccccatttttttcaaatggagTGTGCATTGGGACCAACATCAGAAAATAAGCAATATGTCATacttaaaagaaaaagtgaagacCTTTCTTGGAAATGattgaaataaaacatgcagtatcTGTTAAATGGATAATTCTAAATGGCAACAAATACATGCAGGAGAAGTCATTAATTGTGAGTGCTGTTAATTCTAATGATTTACCAGAATTTGGACTTGTGAGAAAATATCTACATAATAAAATTCATCACTGTATTGTTTTGAATTTCAGCAGCACGATACTATTTGTTTTGACAGAGATTTCATGGCATAAAAATAGAGATTCCAAACATGGCACAAGCAAAACAACTGATATCTGCTGATAACCTTGTAGGACTTCActccattttttacagtttttctcacaaAGATATGACATATGTCACTACAAAATATTACCTGGGGTGATGTCATTGGACTACACAAAGCCTCTCTCTCTCAACCCTATAGTGCCTAAGTGGCACATAGGGCTCATTCCACTTCTACAGATTGCCACAGTGTTACCACTCTTGGCAGTTGGTTTGTTTGGCATCTTTGTCATCCCTCCAGCATTCACTTCCATGGAGTTACAATCTTTGTTTTCAGACttgcttttaaaagttcagattttggtTGTGACTTTCAGATGAGTGTAGATCAGTGTATGGTTCTGTTAATGTGAAATGTGAAGCTTGTTGTCAGTGTtgacagtgaataaaaacagatgaattCAAACTTCTTAAATTGAGAACATGTGCGATTTGTCTTACtcttaaaataagaaaaacaatctTGTTCCTCTGCTGGGATTAAATGTATACCGTTGTTGTAGCTTATTACTAGTAATTCTAGCTCAATATTAGCTGTAATATCTTATTGAGAAAAAGCTagatatattttcttaaaattagACTCATTTTCTAGAACAAAACTTGCTTGTCaagattattttactttttagacaaaaaataagaacaatTTTCCAGAAACAAGACTTTTTTACTTTCTTAAAAATccttttttgcagtgtacagGAAGCAGAATCTGGTCTGGGCTGTTGGTTTCATAGATGTGGTCATGACCTCTGATTGCTCATTGGCTGGAATGTCAGCAGTTTGATCACATCACAAGATGGTCTCTAGTTATGATTGTTTAatgtttggttgatttttcttaaGTGGTTAATCCACAGATCAAATTTTGGgaaataaaaatcacagcagTAGAATCAGAACAGACAGACTGAACATTAGCTAAACCTTCCTTAGACAAACAGCTGTTTGCTtagtgttcaggtgtgttcaaATTATATGTGAAGAAACATAAATtttgatatttagttttttttctgtgatatataCTGCATCATGAAAAAATACAGGACTTTTCACCAGATGACTTATATCCCTATAGCTGCAAAGAATGAATCATTCTACAATGGTTGGAGAGACTCTGAAGGAAATATGGaaggaaagatggaaggaaagaaggaaggaaggaaggaaatatatggaaggaaggatggaaggaaggaaggaagaaaggaaggaaggaaatgtggaaggaaggaaggaaggaaggaaggaaggaagggaggaaatatggaaggaaggaaggaaggaaatatggaaggatggaaagaaggaaggaaggaaggaaggaaggaaggaaggaaggaaggaaggaaggaaatatggaaggaaggaaatatggtaggaaggaaggatggaaggaaagaaggaaggaaagaaggaagggaAGAAGGAAAtatagaaggaaggaaggaaatatggaaggaaggaaggatggaaagaaggaaggaaggaaatatagaaggatggaaggaaggaaggaaagaaggaaggaaggaagaaaggatggaaggacagaaggaaggaaatatgaaaggatggaaagaaagaaatatggaaggaaggacagaaggaaggaaatatggaaggaaggaaggaaggaaggaaggaaggaaggaaatatggaaggaaggaaggaaggaaatatggaagggaggaaggacagaaggaaggaaatatagaaggaaggaaggaaggaaggaaggaaggaaggaaggaaatatatggaaggaaggatggaaggaaagaaggaaggaaagaaggaaggaaggaaggaaggaaagaaggaagcaTACAGGCAGGAAGATGTGTCTGAAAGAGGAAGTGATGTTTCTGTGGACACACTCCATGCTGAAGGTCTTAATGCCAGATCTCCTAGATGGACACACTTCTAAAGACACACCACACCTCAATGTTTGGGGAGACTTTGTGGGCGGAGCATCTGCACagaaaaaacttctttttttggatAGCAGTCAGATCTGTATTTACACTCGTCTTACAGACTTTAATGGTGCTGTTTTGGGTCAACACCAtcctttttttggtgcccataaatgaggacaacaggagggagaGTGCATGTGAACAGTGACCGACCCACATAAAGTCTTGACAGATGGATTTTAATGCTAGCAAATGAACTGTGCTACAGCTCccatgtcgttttgtgtttgttctcatCAGTTCGCTGGAGTGGATGGAAGCAACACTGAGGGACGAAACACAACCTGCTGGGTATCTGTGCTGTTAAGCTGCTTTAATATTTGGTTTCACTTGCATCAACATTCAGTGATGACATTAAATAGTAACTGTGTTGGGGATAATAAGGTGAAGTTTCTCTGAGTCATACAGCAGTTAGCCTGGAATAGTGCCAAGCACAAGATAGCCGCCGTCACTTGGTGGGGCGTCGCTCTGTGAGGAGGAGCAAAGTTTCTCTGCTCGCAGTGTTTAAGGACAATCACATAATAAGGGGTTCATAGCCTGAGCTCGTTGGCCACCTTGGAGGCGATGTTTTTGAAGGCTATGGACGTGCCGGAGATCCTTTTAAAGCGCACCCCGTTGAGCGAGAGGCGGGGAAGTTTGCACACCTCTATTTCCCACTGGACCAGGCTGTCCTGCCGGGCGTCTCCGTGCACGCAGAACAGCAAGTAGCGCTCGCGCTGCTCGTAGTCACAGTTGTTGGCATCCAGAACCCTGCGGATCTCCTTCATCATGTCCCCTGGCTCCATGGAGGACGTGGTCTTCATGCTCCAGGTGAAACGCAGGGAACGAGGCTTGGACTCCCGACCCTCCTCTTTGGGCTCGCCGGATAAACTCCTGCGGGGAAGGAGAGCAAACAGTCTGAGGGGGTTTATGCTATCACATGGAACTGTCAGCCAAATGACACCAAAACTTTTCACTGCCAGGCCAGTCTGTTGTAGAATGGATCTTTAGATCTTTAGTACCTCTCCCAGCTCCATCACTGACCTTTTAGTGCTGTATTCACTGGTTGAGCTCTTTCACAAGGATCTGCAGTCAATGACCTCTTAAGTCTCTTCTTAAAACCTACTTTTATCAGATGGCATTTCCAGATTTTACCTGAGTTTGTATTAGTTTTTATACACCAAATGgtcttttatctatttttatctCGCTGCCTTGTAAAACACTTTCTAACTTGGGTTTGAAATAGTTTTCTATAAAGAGCATCATGTCAGAATCCCAGAggcatatttttatatatttgaatTGTGCTAAAGCTTTAGGcactaaaagtaaaagatgcTATAAATGATTTTTCAATAAAGTTCTTCTAGTAAAGCGATATTGGTGCTTTTCCATCAGCACCTACTCTGCTCAACTCTactgggtttgtgaggttttccatcaggatgtagtacctggtaccaggtaatattttagttcctactgggccggggttcccagcgagctgagtggagccaataatgtgacgtctacagagtgcaggacactgattggacagggagtgacgacacaccagagcgactccttcacctaaaccaaacctgccattttaaaaaaactcttAACATTGACGGTGCGCATTGCTCTTCATCTGACAAAAAGCCATAGACGGAGCAGCAGGgttgttgcgtttgtgtcgcacacaaataaTGTTAAGGGACTTCCGGGCCGCCTTGCTATgatgactccacccacgatgaggtggtactcaactAGAATGGAAAACCACCTAAACCGAGTCAGGTAGAGTAGGAGCTAGTGGAAAAACGCCTGTGAAACGCACCGTGTTGCATGCTGGTTACGTTGCGTCGTGTCGCcccagagctcatttgcataaagtagtttgatttctactttatgcaaatgtggGGAGGGGAGCAGAGGTTGTAAAaatctaaactagccatcgttgaactaaaaccaggacagattcaggagcttatttctcgcctcaaatggtttcagaagcattttttgctgaacatttttcatattaaaagAGAAAGTATGCGactgagccgccatgttggtctggtttgaaatCCAAAAGCAGACTAGACCGAGTTGAagcgtttgtccaatcaggggcaagatagttggagaagaaggtCTGCAGGAGTTGAACACAGTTCACCAGAGGGGTAgtgattgaaaaatggtaaaaaaaaacggaaaaaaaagttattttgatgatttaaaacaAGTTAATTGAGGAATACGTAGAGTGTtgaataataaaattaattcattgcAAAGATAtagcaaataaaatcacatcCAGGTCACTTTGGACTCATGCTGTGCAATAAAGGGTTAAAATAAGAAGAATCATCAATGTGGCCAAAATTGTGTTGGAATACGAATCTGAATTATATTGAAATCATCGTGTTAAATTTACTTTATCATACTATATTTCAGTAAGTTTGTTTCAGCACAAAGCATTTGTGTTGATTCAAAGTAAACAGTTTATGTTGATTCTGTAAGACGCTGCTACAGCAAATACTTCTGACTCCACCCATGATGAGGTGGTGCTCAACTGGAATGGAAAACCACCTAAACTGAGTCGAGTCGAGTTggtgctggtggaaaagtgCCATATGTGATGTGAACACCCATTCCAAGCACGTCTGGAGAATTTCACTGAGTTCTGTGGTTCAGTTTGTCTCAGTGTCTCTTCTAGTGATTCCAGACATGATGCTGAGATCAGGACTCTGTGGGGGAAAGAAACGTCTACACAGGACTGTTGGAGTTAGGAGGCCAGATGTTCCACAGCTGTGACTGACCTGCGTACGAACTTGGAGGTGATCTTGCCGATGAGGGAGGTGGAGGTTCCCCGGTGAGGCCTGGCCAGGGATGCAGCCGTGTGCTGGGAGAGGCTGGGCGAGGCCGGCGGGCCGTTGTACGTGGCGGGGCGTCGGTCTCGGAGCTGAGCGCCGTGGAAGGTGGAGCGGCTGGAGGAGCTTCGGGGGAAGCGGGTGCGGTCCGGCgtggtggtgctgctgctgctggtgacgCTGAAGGCTGAAGGCGACGATGGAGGCTTCTGGGAGGAGCTGCGGGTGGGAGGAGAAGACGGTGATAACACCTGACGTAAAACGACAGGTGGATCGAGATGTCTGACACGATCAATGCTCACCTCTGATACTCGGCATTGTCATCGATGGGGGGCAGGCAGGACTTCATGGGATGTCCTGACGCTGACATGGACTTGACGTGACGAGGACGTGTGGAGGAGACGGTTGCCCCAGGCGACGGGGAGGGGGAGGCAGCAGGTACCTCAGGTAGACTGAAACACAGATCGATTAGCCATCGATCTGGAGGACAAACAGCAACTGATCAATGGAAACTCCCATAATGCATCTCACCTGCTGTCCTTCCCATTGGGTACGGCAGGCGAATAGCGTTCGGTGCTGCTCTTCTCATAAACATACGTGTTCCTCCGAGTCATGCTCTGGAACACACACAGTTGGTTTAACCAACACTGACAGTACAAAGTGCTGCTAGCGCCCCCTACAGGCTGCAGGGTTCAATACATCTGAACAAACCCTGAGTCCACACGATCTAACAGCTGCCATGAAAGTTCAACTGTGTTTGGTCTTCATGGAAAAACACAACTATTACACAAAGTCAGGGCTCATAACTGACACACAGATCGaccattttaaccctcctgttccCTTCATTTAtgggaaccaaaaaatattgtttccttgtctgaaaaaaatccaaaaattcagcaaaaaaattccccccatttctgaaaatttgcaaaaccttcaggaaaaaaaatccaataattccttaaaaatttcccttaaaagcattatttaaaaaaaaatccccaaatttggcgagaaaatttttgtacatattttcaaaaaatgactaaaaatcttccaaaaaaaaatcctaagaatatctaaagtgattacagatatttcagtaaaacttctcatattttctttaagaacattcacataaaaatcaaccaaaatgcagcaaatatcgctggattttggttgattatttggtgaatgttcttaagaaacatttttagcatttctttttttcccaccaaaaaatgttcaaagatttcccaaaaatgttgaaaatgtggacatcagaagtttcagtatgaaagtatatatttttttccacattttcaaactttaaaatgggtcaattttgacccgcaggacgacacgagggttaaacaactGTCCTcaaatacatcaaatggaattgaatttaaatgttCAAACTGACTCCAGAATGTTGCACACTGATGTAAACTTCATGGTGCCAAACTGGAGCGACTTCAGTGTCAAGTGAGGATTTTGGGAACGAGGAACGACCATTTAAGACAACTGTCATAAAACATTAAGAGTCTAACACGCTGAGTTGAGCTGAAAGTTTGTCCTGAAGGTGGCGCTAG from Amphiprion ocellaris isolate individual 3 ecotype Okinawa chromosome 4, ASM2253959v1, whole genome shotgun sequence includes the following:
- the LOC118469167 gene encoding uncharacterized protein LOC118469167; the protein is MQQYQALLVKNLRSQLQTVFQQHQGSGLEKEAMEVFDQIEDPFASVSTTYRQDSVIKENFNFVESQEISVGYKACMVKKGRKRHLATVPKCFHYIPLIRSLEQLLSHPKVLAMIDEPQKYSGAYLYDISDGDLMKSHSLFSVRPSALQIILYSDEIEICNPLGSHASKNKLLMFYYTLGNINPKYRSKLAAIRLLAIAKKSELSECGVDGILGRLHEDLVMLYDGVTIQTGNGEREIFGALVSICGDTLAQHEVCGFKEGVGFAYSKCRQCECSFEDMQIHFDEDNFEGRTIERHVRQCSNIEKASTEYLRNSLKTTYGINRRSKLVDFPAFNLIQQTPQDMMHIILEGIAPLEIKCVMKQLILLGQLDLGCLQYCINWVFPLST